From the genome of Tachysurus fulvidraco isolate hzauxx_2018 chromosome 20, HZAU_PFXX_2.0, whole genome shotgun sequence, one region includes:
- the zgc:171929 gene encoding putative transcription factor ovo-like protein 3 isoform X1, translating into MPRSFLVRRKRDVCGEWTWGDAENSSWINNISEAVTVKAPGIVSLQSVPELDSVLSGPINSSSSTDLESAYASSGNESETASPEHCHSQQPPQSLFQAASPSDPASATRAKVPTPSSGDFQCPVCHKVFPLQRMLTRHLKCHSLIKRHPCRYCGKGFNDTFDLKRHMRTHTGIRPYRCELCEKAFTQRCSLESHLRKIHGVRQQYAYRQRRSKIFVCEDCGFTSSRPDEYFMHVRQRHPDSPALRRYYRKHMQETHTQPRISPFMLYPTTAFYM; encoded by the exons ATGCCACGTTCATTTTTGGTGAGGAGGAAGCGGGATGTATGTGGTGAATGGACATGGGGAGATGCTGAAAACTCATCCTGGATCAATAACATCAGTGAAG cagtaacagtaaaggCACCTGGCATTGTCAGTCTGCAGTCAGTGCCAGAATTAGACAGTGTTCTTTCTGGGCCAATAAACTCATCCAGCAGCACTGACCTAGAGTCAGCATACGCGTCCAGCGGTAATGAATCAGAAACAGCGAGTCCTGAACACTGCCACTCTCAGCAGCCTCCTCAGAGTCTCTTTCAGGCAGCTTCTCCTTCTGACCCAGCCTCAGCCACCAGAGCCAAG GTTCCTACTCCTAGCTCTGGAGACTTCCAGTGTCCTGTGTGCCATAAAGTTTTCCCACTCCAGCGCATGTTAACGCGACACCTGAAGTGCCACAGCCTTATTAAGAGGCACCCGTGCAGGTACTGTGGCAAAGGCTTCAACGACACCTTTGACCTGAAGAGgcacatgcgcacacatacAG GTATCAGGCCGTACAGGTGTGAGCTGTGCGAGAAGGCCTTCACTCAGCGCTGCTCACTGGAGTCTCATCTGCGCAAGATCCATGGCGTGAGGCAGCAGTACGCATACCGGCAGCGCCGCTCCAAGATCTTTGTGTGTGAAGACTGCGGTTTCACTTCCAGTCGGCCAGACGAGTACTTCATGCACGTGCGTCAGAGGCATCCGGATAGTCCTGCACTGCGCAGATACTACCGCAAACACATGCAGGAGACGCACACCCAGCCCCGCATCTCGCCCTTCATGCTGTACCCTACCACAGCATTTTACATGTGA
- the zgc:171929 gene encoding putative transcription factor ovo-like protein 3 isoform X2: MTVTVKAPGIVSLQSVPELDSVLSGPINSSSSTDLESAYASSGNESETASPEHCHSQQPPQSLFQAASPSDPASATRAKVPTPSSGDFQCPVCHKVFPLQRMLTRHLKCHSLIKRHPCRYCGKGFNDTFDLKRHMRTHTGIRPYRCELCEKAFTQRCSLESHLRKIHGVRQQYAYRQRRSKIFVCEDCGFTSSRPDEYFMHVRQRHPDSPALRRYYRKHMQETHTQPRISPFMLYPTTAFYM, translated from the exons cagtaacagtaaaggCACCTGGCATTGTCAGTCTGCAGTCAGTGCCAGAATTAGACAGTGTTCTTTCTGGGCCAATAAACTCATCCAGCAGCACTGACCTAGAGTCAGCATACGCGTCCAGCGGTAATGAATCAGAAACAGCGAGTCCTGAACACTGCCACTCTCAGCAGCCTCCTCAGAGTCTCTTTCAGGCAGCTTCTCCTTCTGACCCAGCCTCAGCCACCAGAGCCAAG GTTCCTACTCCTAGCTCTGGAGACTTCCAGTGTCCTGTGTGCCATAAAGTTTTCCCACTCCAGCGCATGTTAACGCGACACCTGAAGTGCCACAGCCTTATTAAGAGGCACCCGTGCAGGTACTGTGGCAAAGGCTTCAACGACACCTTTGACCTGAAGAGgcacatgcgcacacatacAG GTATCAGGCCGTACAGGTGTGAGCTGTGCGAGAAGGCCTTCACTCAGCGCTGCTCACTGGAGTCTCATCTGCGCAAGATCCATGGCGTGAGGCAGCAGTACGCATACCGGCAGCGCCGCTCCAAGATCTTTGTGTGTGAAGACTGCGGTTTCACTTCCAGTCGGCCAGACGAGTACTTCATGCACGTGCGTCAGAGGCATCCGGATAGTCCTGCACTGCGCAGATACTACCGCAAACACATGCAGGAGACGCACACCCAGCCCCGCATCTCGCCCTTCATGCTGTACCCTACCACAGCATTTTACATGTGA